The Desulfoscipio gibsoniae DSM 7213 genome contains a region encoding:
- the spoIIP gene encoding stage II sporulation protein P, with the protein MYPAYHHRYRWYRLRTRLRPGIYIMVSLVLFIILINCLVVLSPALTRAGHELLNVLLAWNDRDPRGIIRVAVPVMAWSGSQEDVPQVAGPGALTAPLARVFRPDPQRPLHILAYQMPLMAEVTQPEEPTALVMAPEAEPLPDQEAALDLPPLSEESLVAIYNTHTGETYALTDGMERLTGKRGGVVKVAEALEDELEKKYGLRVARSDVINDTNYNSSYTTSQQTLQKLLEDNPAVQVVLDIHRDAGKPREDSLVTVDGQQVAPVLIVVGSDARSPFPTWRQNYSFAKELSAEIDKQYPGLCLGVRILEGRYNQFLHPGAVLLEVGSVSNSTEEAVLAARMLAGPVAEMVKRNLDAE; encoded by the coding sequence ATGTACCCCGCGTATCACCATCGCTATCGTTGGTACAGGCTGCGCACCAGGTTAAGGCCAGGTATATATATAATGGTGTCGCTGGTTCTGTTTATCATATTAATTAATTGTTTGGTTGTTTTATCTCCTGCCTTAACCAGGGCCGGGCACGAGTTATTAAATGTGCTGCTGGCGTGGAACGACCGCGATCCCCGTGGGATTATTCGAGTGGCCGTGCCGGTAATGGCCTGGTCGGGCAGCCAAGAAGATGTTCCCCAGGTGGCGGGGCCGGGTGCTTTGACGGCACCACTGGCGCGGGTGTTTCGTCCTGACCCGCAGCGCCCGCTGCATATTTTAGCTTATCAAATGCCCCTTATGGCCGAGGTAACCCAACCCGAAGAGCCGACTGCTTTAGTAATGGCTCCTGAAGCGGAACCGTTACCCGATCAGGAAGCGGCGCTGGACTTGCCGCCTCTTTCGGAGGAAAGCCTGGTGGCTATTTATAACACCCATACCGGTGAAACCTATGCCCTAACCGACGGTATGGAGCGGCTTACCGGTAAGCGGGGCGGGGTGGTAAAGGTAGCTGAGGCACTGGAAGATGAGCTGGAAAAAAAATACGGGCTGCGGGTAGCCCGCTCCGATGTCATTAATGATACCAATTATAACAGTTCCTACACAACTTCCCAGCAAACTTTACAAAAACTGCTGGAGGATAACCCGGCGGTTCAAGTGGTGCTGGATATTCATCGTGATGCCGGCAAGCCCCGGGAAGACAGCCTGGTCACTGTGGACGGGCAGCAGGTGGCTCCGGTGTTGATTGTGGTTGGCTCTGATGCCCGGTCTCCTTTCCCCACCTGGCGGCAAAACTACAGCTTTGCCAAAGAGCTGTCAGCTGAGATTGATAAACAATATCCCGGGCTATGCCTTGGGGTACGTATTCTGGAAGGCCGCTATAACCAGTTTTTGCATCCCGGGGCTGTGCTGTTGGAAGTGGGCAGTGTAAGTAATTCCACTGAGGAAGCGGTTCTTGCGGCACGCATGTTGGCCGGTCCCGTGGCGGAGATGGTTAAACGCAACTTGGATGCTGAATGA
- a CDS encoding ComEC/Rec2 family competence protein encodes MPRYSIRISKLWPVILITVFLLLAAGCNDGSITPGPTGQESGQNGYHQSAVVQNPGDASPGRLKVHFLDVGQADSILVQLPNEQNMLIDAGDNNDGDTVVDYLAKAGIKRIDYLVGTHPHADHIGGMDTVIKHFTIGEVFMPRVTSTTRTYEDVLTAIKEKKLKITTAKAGLKIVDDGSLQVVMLSPHGTEYADMNNYSAVVKVTLGEVSFLCMGDAEEQAEMEILASSLSPQADVLKVGHHGSHSSTSEAFLQAVQPQYAVICAGVGNDYGHPHKETLTRLQGVQIFRTDLDGTVVFATDGQEINVTTGKRNIDSSVSPGEAGLDNGQKDGGANGQNNEQVYVDDNGRGLIKGNINSRGEKIYHMPGGANYDNTKPEQWFKTEAEAVAAGFRPVKG; translated from the coding sequence ATGCCGCGGTATAGCATCAGAATAAGTAAATTATGGCCTGTTATTCTCATTACAGTATTTCTCTTACTGGCTGCCGGATGTAATGATGGGTCTATAACTCCAGGGCCCACGGGCCAGGAGTCCGGGCAAAACGGGTATCACCAATCAGCCGTGGTGCAAAATCCGGGAGATGCATCACCCGGCCGGCTAAAGGTTCATTTTCTGGATGTTGGTCAGGCCGATAGTATTTTGGTGCAATTACCCAATGAACAGAACATGCTTATTGACGCCGGCGATAATAATGACGGTGATACAGTGGTTGATTACTTGGCCAAAGCCGGTATTAAAAGGATTGATTATCTTGTGGGCACACATCCCCACGCTGATCATATCGGCGGTATGGATACGGTAATCAAGCATTTTACCATTGGTGAGGTATTTATGCCCCGGGTAACCAGCACCACCCGAACATATGAAGATGTGCTTACGGCAATAAAGGAAAAAAAATTAAAAATTACCACCGCCAAAGCGGGCCTTAAAATAGTGGATGACGGTTCCCTCCAAGTGGTAATGCTCTCCCCTCATGGCACGGAATACGCAGATATGAACAATTACTCCGCAGTAGTCAAGGTTACTTTGGGCGAGGTCAGTTTCCTTTGCATGGGCGATGCTGAGGAACAGGCAGAAATGGAAATATTGGCGAGCAGTCTGTCTCCCCAGGCTGACGTTTTAAAAGTTGGCCATCATGGCAGCCATTCTTCAACTTCAGAGGCTTTTTTGCAAGCGGTGCAGCCCCAATACGCGGTTATATGCGCCGGTGTCGGTAATGATTATGGCCACCCGCATAAAGAAACCCTGACCAGGCTGCAAGGGGTCCAAATATTTAGAACTGACCTTGATGGTACGGTTGTCTTTGCAACTGATGGCCAGGAGATTAATGTAACTACTGGCAAACGTAATATTGATTCATCCGTGTCGCCGGGGGAAGCAGGTCTGGACAACGGCCAAAAAGACGGTGGCGCAAACGGACAAAATAACGAGCAAGTTTACGTGGATGATAACGGCCGGGGCTTGATTAAAGGGAACATAAACTCCAGGGGAGAAAAAATTTACCATATGCCGGGTGGGGCCAATTATGACAATACTAAACCTGAGCA
- a CDS encoding phage holin family protein, which translates to MTQWIGLAIRFVVSALVLIVVSWLAPGFVVQGGFTGALIAAAVIAVLGYVAEALLGDKISPQNRGIVGFITAAVVIYLAQFIIPNLLNVSLVGALISAFVIGLIDAVVPTVLR; encoded by the coding sequence ATGACACAATGGATTGGACTGGCTATTCGCTTTGTTGTTTCAGCACTTGTATTAATTGTTGTTAGCTGGCTGGCCCCCGGTTTTGTCGTACAAGGTGGTTTTACCGGCGCTTTAATAGCTGCGGCTGTAATTGCGGTGCTGGGTTATGTGGCCGAAGCTTTACTGGGTGATAAAATTTCACCGCAAAACCGCGGCATTGTGGGCTTTATTACCGCTGCCGTGGTGATTTACCTGGCGCAATTTATCATACCCAATCTGCTTAACGTAAGTTTGGTAGGCGCACTAATTTCAGCCTTTGTAATCGGGCTTATTGACGCCGTGGTACCGACAGTGCTGCGCTAA
- a CDS encoding DUF3786 domain-containing protein, translating to MQQIKSPLDVYKLLPKSNCRQCGMRTCLAFADAVFKGIKSIGECPQMEGSDNLDIDSQVTRPQGIIQQQEQMLQQLKKEMASVDLAVIAQRLGGSYIDGKLTIKILGKDFHVDGSGNVTSAIHVNTWVTVPLLNYIIRYKGENLSGNWVAFRELKNGNIRQPLFEQRCEKPLQQMAERDMDLFEDLISVFGKPAKDIFSSDMAYILYPLPKVPIMISYWGPEEEGMEARVNIFFDQAAQENLDIESIHMLCSGIVTMFEKINARHG from the coding sequence ATGCAACAAATAAAAAGTCCACTGGATGTTTACAAGCTGCTGCCTAAATCAAACTGCCGGCAATGCGGCATGCGAACTTGTCTGGCCTTTGCCGATGCGGTATTTAAGGGCATTAAAAGTATTGGCGAATGCCCTCAAATGGAAGGCAGTGACAACCTTGATATTGATAGTCAGGTGACTAGACCCCAGGGTATTATCCAGCAACAGGAACAAATGCTACAACAATTAAAAAAGGAAATGGCCAGCGTGGATCTTGCTGTCATAGCCCAAAGATTGGGTGGTTCTTATATAGACGGCAAGCTGACCATCAAAATCCTGGGCAAGGACTTTCATGTTGATGGTAGTGGTAACGTTACCTCGGCTATTCATGTTAACACTTGGGTGACAGTGCCGCTACTCAACTATATAATAAGGTATAAGGGGGAAAACCTTTCTGGTAACTGGGTTGCATTCAGGGAATTAAAAAACGGTAATATCAGACAGCCGCTTTTTGAGCAGCGCTGTGAAAAGCCTTTACAGCAGATGGCCGAGCGTGATATGGATCTTTTTGAAGATTTAATTTCTGTTTTTGGCAAGCCGGCCAAGGATATCTTTTCTTCAGATATGGCATACATCCTGTACCCCTTGCCCAAAGTGCCCATAATGATCAGCTACTGGGGGCCGGAGGAGGAAGGAATGGAGGCCAGGGTAAATATATTCTTTGACCAGGCAGCTCAGGAGAATCTCGACATAGAATCCATTCATATGCTCTGTAGCGGCATTGTAACCATGTTTGAAAAAATCAATGCCAGACATGGTTAA
- the holA gene encoding DNA polymerase III subunit delta: MKYFIDFLTELKKGTIAPVYLLYGPESYLREQAIERLKEYVLPPGGEQLNFEVLDGSVMSGQEIATAAASTSFIPGRRLVLVRSPQIFQANSGKNEREIKHVLDYLAAPCPGTCLVFETAQNVDRRKKIYKEMARAGRAIEFTLLKPADLTKWLAKRAREEGCAINREAATELLARCGRDMYTLYHEMQKLTCYKGPGKTIGLGTVRQLVAPRVEESIFEVVDAIGEKNCVRALSGIRNLLLQKQQPQQIIGMVARQFRLILQVQGLAGAGQSREQIIAVLKLHPFVYTKIYGQRRNFSVAQLVMALNNLAELDHYIKTGRADFYPAMETFILKICA, translated from the coding sequence ATGAAATACTTCATTGATTTTCTAACCGAACTAAAAAAAGGCACTATAGCCCCGGTTTATTTACTTTACGGCCCGGAAAGCTATTTGCGGGAGCAGGCTATTGAGCGTCTTAAAGAGTACGTTTTGCCTCCTGGCGGGGAGCAATTAAACTTTGAGGTGCTGGACGGTTCCGTAATGTCGGGGCAGGAAATCGCTACTGCCGCCGCCTCCACCTCATTTATACCGGGGCGACGTCTGGTGCTTGTACGCAGTCCGCAAATATTCCAGGCTAATTCAGGAAAAAACGAACGAGAAATCAAGCATGTGTTGGATTATTTAGCAGCCCCCTGTCCGGGTACTTGCCTGGTATTTGAGACGGCCCAAAACGTGGATCGGCGTAAAAAAATATATAAAGAAATGGCCCGGGCGGGACGGGCTATCGAGTTCACCTTGTTAAAGCCGGCCGATCTTACCAAATGGTTGGCCAAGCGGGCTCGGGAAGAAGGCTGTGCCATTAACCGGGAGGCCGCGACGGAATTATTGGCCCGGTGCGGGCGTGATATGTATACCCTTTATCACGAAATGCAGAAACTGACGTGCTATAAGGGACCGGGTAAAACCATTGGTTTGGGGACAGTGCGGCAGTTGGTAGCCCCACGGGTGGAGGAAAGCATATTCGAAGTGGTTGATGCCATAGGGGAAAAGAATTGCGTGCGGGCACTGTCCGGGATCCGTAATTTACTGTTGCAAAAACAGCAGCCCCAACAGATCATCGGTATGGTGGCCAGACAGTTTAGATTGATATTACAGGTGCAGGGATTGGCCGGGGCGGGCCAATCACGGGAGCAGATCATAGCCGTCCTTAAATTGCACCCTTTTGTATATACAAAAATTTATGGGCAACGTAGAAATTTTTCGGTGGCGCAGCTGGTGATGGCCTTAAATAATCTTGCTGAGCTGGATCATTATATAAAAACCGGCCGGGCCGATTTTTACCCTGCTATGGAGACTTTTATCTTAAAAATATGTGCTTGA
- the rpsT gene encoding 30S ribosomal protein S20, protein MPNIKSAAKRVLIIKKRTERNRRIKSTVRTAVRRFHEAMTVDNKEDAQVKLRRALVTIDKAVTKGVLHKNTAARQKSRLTKFFNKNIAG, encoded by the coding sequence ATGCCTAATATTAAATCTGCTGCCAAACGGGTGCTGATTATCAAAAAACGCACCGAGCGCAACCGGCGCATTAAATCTACAGTTCGCACAGCTGTCCGTCGCTTCCATGAAGCAATGACCGTTGACAACAAAGAAGACGCTCAAGTGAAATTACGTCGGGCACTTGTTACCATAGATAAGGCGGTTACCAAGGGCGTACTACATAAAAATACAGCGGCCCGTCAAAAATCCCGCCTGACCAAATTCTTTAATAAGAATATAGCCGGTTAA
- a CDS encoding DUF3006 domain-containing protein, whose product MLVIDRFEGEYALIEYRRRIFHIPKMLVPKGVKPGDVINIQIKVDQEATERRKKSIDQLANEVFSE is encoded by the coding sequence ATGCTGGTAATTGATCGTTTTGAAGGGGAATATGCTTTGATCGAGTACAGAAGAAGGATATTTCATATCCCTAAAATGTTGGTGCCTAAGGGTGTTAAACCGGGCGACGTTATCAACATCCAGATCAAAGTGGATCAAGAAGCTACTGAGCGTAGGAAAAAATCTATTGACCAGCTGGCCAATGAGGTGTTTTCTGAATAG